TTTGTAGTGGATTTGCAGAGTAGGTAGAGAGTGAGAAAGTgaggaagggaaaaaaagaagaagtaaaagGCCTGTTGTTCTTTCTATCTGCATCTGCTGACGTGCCACGTCACCAATTCCACAAAAGGTATCCATTGGCGGGTACCTGTATTAGAACTCTTTTTGaaaagggctttgctacatacagtcgtcacatacagtcggcgtgcagtcggctgtacggaatgaataaaaaaaattataaaaaaatttttttatattcaaggggacctacatgaattataaaaaattataaaaataattttttttttcatgtaggttccgtattaatttttttttacagccgactgcacgctgactgcatctgccgactgcaaaaagtatttctcttttgaaaatataaatgatttcaAGTTGGTAGATAGATTACATAATCTACGTCACTTAAATGAAAgggttaaaattttaattttgtacgATGTAAATATTAACCCACgaataatagaatttttcagcgGTAATAAACAGTAACGATGAACCAATCGCAGAAGCAAAATCAGTTTAACAAGTAGGGAGCACTGTGTTCTCGAGCTCATCTGATCACGGATCCTTTCGTTGAAGACCCGAGTCCAGGCGCCCGAGAAACAAAAATGGCACGCACACAACCCTACCCACACGGAAAGAAATACCAGTAAATGAATCCATAATCTTCAATTGAATGCCAAACCACTCAGGTACGAGTCCTtcaatctatttttcatttttttcgaTTCAAATTGTCTGATTACCGTTTTACTATGTTTCATTACCGAAACCCTAGTTTCAGCGTTGGTTTgagctttattttttcttcagagcttttttatttgtattttttttttatcatttaagcaAGTTGTCCCGTCCTTTGGTTCTGAACTTCTGTCGGGGGGGCATTGGGGGAGGGAGGAGTTGGTTGTCAATTGGCAACCAAGATTTATGTTTCAGGTTTCttatttggtttttctttttttcttgttgatcagtaaataagaatcttattttgttttctttttgtactGTTTCTGATTTTCTCTGCAGTTAGACGGGGCTTATGCTGCAGATGATGAACTTTGATAAGAAAATCCAAAATACATGGGATTGTAATGCCTCGGGGTTGTTCTTGTGTTAAGGGAATGATTAAAATTACTTGAATTTTGATctaattgtttgttttttaagcAGAAAATCCACAAAAATCCAGTTATTGGATTTATAAACCCGTAGTATTAGACTGTACACGTATATGTATATGCGTGTGTTGTATTTCTTttgcttccattttttttcctccGCTGTAACCAAATGTAGGGATGGGAATGCAAACTGTGACGTGGAACTTattctatttgttttttatttttcaataaactGTTCAAAACCCGTAATTGTGTCATATATACCGTGGACAATGTTAGATGATGATTTAGCctgtttattaaaaataatgttcaaCCATATTATTTTGCATGAATGTTTCATTCCTTTATTTCAATCTTTACAATTTACTAATTAGCCATCCATTCAGTGCTCTCGTTTCTCAAACATATCCTTTCCCCTTGGATCTTTACAGAACATATCAACTGTTGTATTTTCCTTATGTATGCTTATTCTTGCAGTATTGGTGCCATTTTTAGCTGCCAGGTATTATGGATTCAAACTTTCAGTCTCCATTTCCAGACGATGGTGATGCAAAAACAACATTTCGCAAGCCATCTACAGATGCAGCAAACGGGAAGTATTGGCGACATACTGGGTCATCTTCATCTGATGGTTAGTTTTTAATTCAGGTTTAGGTTACAATGGTCTGAGTGGAGTTATATTGTGTCAAGAGTCTGAGTTGATGATCTGTCTTCTTATTAGCATTGCTAAAATAGGATTTCATGAACTATGCCATTTTTATGAAAGGATGGAGGAAGCAAAGGAAGAATGATGAAATATCAAACCGAGAAGAAAATTACTGTTATAGATACTTTCATCATTGGTTAACTTATGTCATTTTGCTAGTTTGAAGTATCATACTGCTTCTGAATATGATGGTGTTAGCATCATCGTATAATATATCGGAGTAGTTTACAGGTCATTGGTTGATCAGTTTTCAGATTGCTTATTTTGATACTTAATATCACCTTTATATACTCACAGAAATTCTTAAGCGGGACCCAAGCTGTAGCCCAAATATCTCAAGGGATGACCCTGTGAAAGTCTCTGAACCTCAACCAAGAAGGAAGGATGATGGTAGGGAATTAGAAAGGAATTCTAGGAGAAGCTACAGTAGAAGTGGCGAATCTTATAGACACTCTGATAGACAGTCCTCTAGGGGTTCCCATGGCTACTCTAGGCATGATGACTACGTACATGCCAACTATGCAAATGAAGAAGAGAGAAACCATAAAAGGTTATCCTCCCATTCTGGTCAAGAGGCAAAGGATGGCTACTATTCTGAGCATACAGTAAAAGAAAGCGAGCAGAGTAGGTTGAGAGATTATTCAAGAAAGTTGGACAAATATTCCCGAGATAAATATGATGGGCATAGGAGCGATGATAAGGATAGAGAAGCCTCATCCCTAGTACACCAGAAATATAGAGAGGATTCATCATCTGATAGAGCTGGATCTGGTAGGAGACATTCTCCTTCTGAAGAGGTTGAGAGGGGTAGGTACATGAGGAGGAGTGATGGTCGAGATGAGAAGTGGGATTATTATAGAAGTTCAGGAGATTACAGAGGTGGCAGACTTTCCTATGAAGAGACCTGGGCGCATCGAAATGGCTCGACTTCAGGAGGGAATAGTGGTAACCATCATCTGAAAGATGCTTATAAGAGTGACCCAATGGATTTGGTTGGTCAGAGGCT
This genomic interval from Carya illinoinensis cultivar Pawnee chromosome 10, C.illinoinensisPawnee_v1, whole genome shotgun sequence contains the following:
- the LOC122279152 gene encoding arginine/serine-rich coiled-coil protein 2-like isoform X2, which produces MDSNFQSPFPDDGDAKTTFRKPSTDAANGKYWRHTGSSSSDEILKRDPSCSPNISRDDPVKVSEPQPRRKDDGRELERNSRRSYSRSGESYRHSDRQSSRGSHGYSRHDDYVHANYANEEERNHKRLSSHSGQEAKDGYYSEHTVKESEQSRLRDYSRKLDKYSRDKYDGHRSDDKDREASSLVHQKYREDSSSDRAGSGRRHSPSEEVERGRYMRRSDGRDEKWDYYRSSGDYRGGRLSYEETWAHRNGSTSGGNSGNHHLKDAYKSDPMDLVGQRLSKEEKKKNVDRETKRYKGQCIRESIELVEDKFASVTEKQEFPAKKPKLHSLDEDVEYGKDVKPVSKFSSVAEDAKVTPGQGQASDSNTANDLNTAKVAAMKAAELVNRNLVGVGTCMTTDQKKKLLWGNKKNTTAEESGRHWDTALFSDRERQEKFNKLMGVKGDLTLEQKPDNQDGGDLQAEKQKELQLDLEKQYTAGLRRRDGRTVGLGL